TCataatacaaattttaaaatagtattaCTTTATTTGCATGATAAAAATGCAACTTAAATTAATGAATACaatgatagaaaaaaaaatcttacctTAATGCAAATTGTGATGGCTGAGATTTGCCATTGAGATATCTAAACTCAACTCAACCCAAAATCGGGCCAGTCTAGCTCAGCCCAACATTGCCGTATAGGGCCTGTATCCGGCCCATTTGGCATCGCTAGGACAAATCTGGTATATCACTGAGCATCCAGCAAGAGTCGGTTCCAGAGGCGCTCGCTTTCCTTTTCCAGTAATCGCCGTCGTTGTGGAAGCACGCAGGGAGATGAGGGGAACGGGCATGGATCACGCCGAGGCGACGCTACCCTCCCCCtcccctccctcctcctccttcgCCTCTCACTTCAGCCCTGGGCATCATTTCTACGTCGCGGTCGATCGGCTTCAGTTCAAGATGGTACGCTCCCGAACGCCTCACTTCAGAAAGGTGTGTTACTCTTAGTGAGGCTCAATTGGACCTAGCTTGAGTTGTGGATGGCAGGAGACGCTGCTGGATCTTCTAGGGGTCGCAGGGCGCCGCCAGTCGCTTCCCATCGTGATCTGCTGCAGTTCACGCGACGAGCTGGATGCAGTATGCGCTGCCGTATCCAATCTCTCCTTCATCTCCCTTACCCCGTTGGTGCGTGATCTTTCACCTTCGAACAGTTGATTTACTCGATTCTTGCACAAAATAAATTGGCGGGCATTAAATGACAGATTTTTGTTTAGCAGAAGACTAAGCTTATCCTTCCTAGGACTTTTTTGGTTATTTAAATTGAAGTAGGAACAATTTTTTCATACGAGTATTTACAGAAACAAATTCTTGTTAGAAATACTAGCATCAGAAATCCCATCAGAGAAACCTAAAGCGTTTGTTAATGTTGTGGCTATGGAATTGGGATTCATTCCTAAGCTATAGTCAACCGGTCTCCATACAGATGAACCGTCCATTTGTTAATTCATGTCTCACAGTTTAACATGATGCATTCCATTTGGTTTTCATAATTATGATCCCTGCAAGATGAGACAACAAATaacaatatgattttttttttcctgataTTTCTAATACCTATAGTTCTAAGTTTCTTCATTTCAGTTCTTTATAAAATAGTGGCTAAAGATAGTCCTcttgtatatttatttatatgtgagATGGGAGTTAACAAATACATGCTAATTGCTACTATTAGGTGTTGGCCACTTGCTGAAcaattttcttgttttcttcaGCAATTGCTaattaaataagaaaattatCCCTATATATAAGATCACTATGGTATTTCTTGCTCTCCTGATGGGAATTAATTGTATCAATGGAGTCCTAAGAGCTAATTCTGTTACTTTTTGTAACTATACTGTTTCATTAGATGTAATACTTTTCATTTTGCTATCACCATAAATTGACTAGTAAGAAATAATATTGCCTCTGCAGTATAGTGATTTGGCTGATAATGATCGTGCATTGATACTGGAAAAGTTCCGCCACTCCAGTGCTGGATGGAATCAAAACAGTAGCCTTTTTCCGGGGGATGGTCTGGAATCTAGTAGTGAAACCAAAAAGTCATGTATGATAGTTGTCACAGATGCATGTCTTCCTCTAGTTGGCATGGGAGAGGCACCTCTTTCTGCTCGTGTCGTAATTAATTATGAGTTGCCAACAAAGAAGGTGAATTTTCATGCATATACGCTTATCTCTTCACCATTTTAGAACGGGAAAATGACCTAGGTTCTGAAAGCATTATTGGAATTATTTACCTTAGATTCTTTAGCATCTGAAAGTGTAACTGAATCATGTGTTTTGAATATAGTCAGACATATATAGAGAGAGCAAGCACATTCATCCTATTCACTTATTAGTAATCTAGAACATTTTCTGAACATGTCTAACCATTAACCAACTTCTCGGCAGTATCAACTTGTAGCAATGCAGAATGTATAATGTATCTTTGAGTAAATGCTGGAAACAAACCCATTTTATAAGTTTAAGCATTGAACTCTGACAATATCCTAGAATCATTTTTGATCTGTAGTTGTATCTTACAATTATTTGCAGGAAGTGTACTTGAGGCGTATGTCAACCTGTTTAGCTGCAGGTACCCATTTTCTTCCACTTTTCATTCGCCAACTCACAATTCATAGCACTGATCTAATATGAGCCGGTTCAGACGGTATCGTCATCAACATGGTCGTTGGAGGCGAGGTGGTGACACTTAGAGGACTTGAAGAAAGCAGTGGCCTCATTGTTGCAGAGATGCCCATAAATGTGAGTTTAGCCTTTGACCAACTTTTTTGATTGCATCCTTTTGGTTAACATTGAGTTTTTCATTCGGCAGATATCTGAGATTATATGATTTTATTCCTCGCTCTAGCTTTTGGAAGCCATTCAGTTTCAGTATACATCAAAATTTTACCTGTTTGTGGTCCTCGTCGCCAAAGATTTAACAGAGATGATTTCAACTGACATGGTTAGCTAATTAATCTTTGACTTTGAGAAGAAAAATTGCTTTTGATATCACCCATGTTCTTGGCTGCTATTCTAGAAAATATCACCCATGTTCTTGGAAGCGATTCAGGTTCAGtatatttattgattttttttttctcactttTTTGCTAAATTAAACAGATCGTAAAAGAAATGATGTCTAAACAGCTAGTGCAATTCTTATTATATATGCACCAACATAATAGAAGTACCGTAGGCATGAGAGAAAATAATTGAGTTATTGGGATGATCAAATTGATTGAAAATAAGCAGTAGTGAAAAAAATCATATGAGGTTATCCAAATAAATCGATTGGTCGGAGATGTAGTTGATTATAAATACAGTTGTAGAAGAAATGGTTGTGGTTATTTAGGTTACTCAGTTGGAGATTGATCGAGTCGACTAAAGACAGTTGTTAGAAGAAAACGTTAAAAAATAATCTAGATGAGTCGATTGACAAAGGCCAAAGACGACTAATAAAAAATTGATCCACTAATGAACAATTAGGGTTGTAAACGAATCAAGAATGTTCGTgattgtttgataagataaccaagTTGAACTACGCcgaatttaaaattaatcaagcttttgaaatgattgttcaagtttgattttttttttttttttttagagatcGAGTTTGGTTCGAGCTTGAATAAAGCTTGACGCGTTTAATTGGCATTGAGCTTTTAAACAAGCTTGAATCGAACTTAGTTTGAACTCAAATCAAGCTTGGCTTGTTTAGACAATACCAAGCTCTTCAGTCGAGTTTGTTtgtttgaaattttaatattttaaattttatttaattgattagtgagtttggtttattttagaaacttgtttctttatttaaaaatatatttataagcaTCTCTTTCAAGGCCGGCTCAAGCATAGGCCACTAAGATTTATGGCTAGGGCTCCTATTATATTgcgacatatatatatatatatatatatatatatatatatatatatatatatatatatataatttttataattatgattaaaatcaattttaatccAGGTTTATCTTCATcggtaatttaattttttactaatcAAGTTAGATttattcaataatttttatcttttacaaattaaagttaaatttggtagtttttttttttattttttactcattaaatttagatttgatttaaaatttaatttttttttacttaaagttagatttggttgttaatttttattatttttattaaaattttatctaaatttttttaatcttttattaataaaaaattaatttactgataaaaattaagttgattaataaattaaaaaatattcatgcgttatacttatattttatttataaaaatatttttaaaagttaaaatcatatttaatattcTACTATTATTCCTCTCTAAATTTCATTTTTCTCTCCTTCATTCATTATCATTTTTATATTG
This genomic stretch from Zingiber officinale cultivar Zhangliang chromosome 7A, Zo_v1.1, whole genome shotgun sequence harbors:
- the LOC122002759 gene encoding ATP-dependent RNA helicase eIF4A-like, which translates into the protein MRGTGMDHAEATLPSPSPPSSSFASHFSPGHHFYVAVDRLQFKMETLLDLLGVAGRRQSLPIVICCSSRDELDAVCAAVSNLSFISLTPLYSDLADNDRALILEKFRHSSAGWNQNSSLFPGDGLESSSETKKSCMIVVTDACLPLVGMGEAPLSARVVINYELPTKKEVYLRRMSTCLAADGIVINMVVGGEVVTLRGLEESSGLIVAEMPINISEII